The Streptomyces sp. R28 region CCAGCGCGGAACGCCCGTTCAGATCAATGTCATCGGTACGGCCATGTTCGTCGTCGCCGTACTGTTCGTCCTGGCCTCCATGGTCATCGGAAACCGCAGAAACAAGCAGAAGGCGTAAAGCCGAGAGGTGTAAAGCCGAAAGGCTTAAAGCCAAAAAGAAACACCCTGTAGGGAGTTGAAATCATGGCCCCAAGCGCCATGAGTCGTGGCAACAACTGGACCAAATCCCTTTCCGACGCCCAGCCGGTCCCGTACTGGCTGGACGACCCCGGCAGGCCCCGCCCGGAACCCGCCCTCACCACCGCCGAGACCTGCGACCTGCTGGTCGTCGGCGGCGGCTACAGCGGACTGTGGACCGCGCTCGTCGCCAAGGAGCGCGACCCCCAGCGGGACGTGGTCCTGCTCGAAGGCCGCGAGGTGGGCTGGGCCGCCTCGGGCCGCAACGGCGGCTTCTGTGCCGCCTCCCTCACCCACGGGCTGCCCAACGGCCTCACCCGCTGGCCCGACGAGATCCACACGCTTCAGGAACTGGGCGCCCGCAACCTCGACGAGATCGAGAAGGCGGTCGCCCGCTACTCCCTGGACTGCGACTTCGAACGCACCGGCGAGATCGACGTCGCCACCGAGACCTACCAGGCGTGGGAACTGCGCGACTGGTACGAGGAGTTGCGGGACAAGGGCCTCGCCGAGGGCATCGAGTTCCTGGACACCGAGGCGGTACGGGCCCAGGTCGACTCACCCACATTCCAGGCCGGCCTCTTCGACCGCCGGGGCGTGGCCATGGTCAACCCGGCCAAGCTGGCGTGGGGACTGAAGCGGGCGTGCCTGGACCTCGGCGTCCGCATCCACGAGCACACCCCCGCCCTCACCCTGAAGCCGTACGGCGCCGGCATGGCCGTACGCACCCCCTACGGCCAGGTCCGCGCCCGCAG contains the following coding sequences:
- a CDS encoding NAD(P)/FAD-dependent oxidoreductase; the encoded protein is MAPSAMSRGNNWTKSLSDAQPVPYWLDDPGRPRPEPALTTAETCDLLVVGGGYSGLWTALVAKERDPQRDVVLLEGREVGWAASGRNGGFCAASLTHGLPNGLTRWPDEIHTLQELGARNLDEIEKAVARYSLDCDFERTGEIDVATETYQAWELRDWYEELRDKGLAEGIEFLDTEAVRAQVDSPTFQAGLFDRRGVAMVNPAKLAWGLKRACLDLGVRIHEHTPALTLKPYGAGMAVRTPYGQVRARRVALGTNIFPSLVKRVRAYTVPVYDYALMTEPLTEDQLTSIGWKNRQGLGDSANQFHYFRLSADNRILWGGYDAVYPYGGRVRAEYDDRPETYAKLAGHFFTCFPQLEGIRFTHAWGGAIDTCSRFSAFFGTAHQGKVAYAAGFTGLGVGATRFGADVMLDLLAGESTERTRLEMVRKKPLPFPPEPFAWTGIALTKWSLARADAHGGRRNLWLKAMDRLGLGFDS